A genomic segment from Pistricoccus aurantiacus encodes:
- a CDS encoding carbohydrate ABC transporter permease codes for MSKARASGRTVGGTRSLSLQAPAVTLLFLWMAVPLAMTLWFSFQRFNLLMPDMTGFAGLENYEYLFTDPALWSAMGTTLVLVGSVLAITVIGGTLLAILFQQEFFGRGVARVLAISPFFVMPTVSALVWKNMMMHPANGVLAWVAELFGLPAVDWFSSLPLTSIIIIVAWQWLPFALLILLTALQSLDDDQVEAARMDGAGPLAVFFYITLPHLKRAISVVIMIEMIFLLTVFAEIFVTTSGGPGLATTNLAYFIYISALLDFDVGMASAGGVVAIILANIVAIFLVRMVAKNLEN; via the coding sequence ATGAGCAAAGCACGAGCTTCCGGGCGCACCGTCGGGGGAACACGTTCTCTTTCCCTGCAGGCGCCTGCCGTTACCCTGCTGTTTCTGTGGATGGCCGTACCGCTGGCCATGACCCTGTGGTTCTCCTTCCAGCGCTTCAACCTCTTGATGCCCGACATGACCGGTTTCGCCGGGCTGGAGAACTACGAATATCTCTTCACCGATCCGGCCCTGTGGTCGGCCATGGGCACCACCCTGGTGCTGGTGGGGTCGGTGCTCGCGATTACCGTCATCGGCGGCACGCTGCTGGCGATACTTTTCCAGCAGGAATTCTTCGGGCGCGGTGTTGCCCGGGTGCTGGCCATCTCGCCGTTCTTTGTCATGCCCACCGTCAGTGCGCTGGTGTGGAAGAACATGATGATGCATCCGGCCAACGGGGTGCTTGCCTGGGTCGCCGAACTGTTCGGCCTGCCGGCGGTGGACTGGTTCTCGTCGCTGCCGCTGACCTCGATCATCATCATCGTCGCCTGGCAGTGGCTGCCCTTCGCGCTGCTGATCCTGCTGACCGCCCTGCAGTCCCTGGATGACGATCAGGTCGAGGCGGCACGCATGGACGGCGCCGGGCCGCTGGCGGTGTTCTTCTACATCACCCTGCCGCACCTCAAGCGCGCGATCAGCGTGGTAATCATGATCGAGATGATCTTCCTGCTGACCGTGTTCGCCGAGATCTTCGTGACGACCTCCGGTGGCCCCGGCCTGGCCACGACCAATCTGGCCTACTTCATCTATATCAGCGCCCTGCTCGACTTCGATGTGGGCATGGCTTCCGCCGGCGGGGTGGTCGCGATCATTCTCGCCAATATCGTTGCCATCTTCCTGGTCCGCATGGTGGCCAAGAATCTGGAAAACTAG
- a CDS encoding TRAP transporter large permease: protein MEIADGTLLLVGAIFALLVTGLPLAFVTGLVALAFTFGWFGPNALPLVTSRVYGFVTEYSLVAVPMFVLMASLLDRSGIAKDLFNAMRVFAGRLPGGVAIQTVVVAFFLAALSGIIGGEIVLLGIIALPQMLRLGYDKYLSIGVVCAGGSLGTMMPPSIVLIIYGLIASESIADLFTAAITPAMILMMSYIGYVLIRCLKNPAMGPPMSAADREEGFASKGQAFKAIIVPGLIAGLVLGSIYGGVASVTEAAAMGVFGVLLAVIGRGEFSFKTLHESLSQTLTTCGMIIWIGIGAAALVGVYNLMGGNRFISSLIMGLDVAPIVVILVMMAILLVLGMFLDWIGVAMLTLPIFVPIVEQLGYSPIWFGILFAVNMQVSFLSPPFGPAAFYLKGVAPPNISLKDIFVSLLPFIAIQLVVLFALLFWPNLAMWLV from the coding sequence ATGGAGATCGCGGACGGCACGCTGCTGCTGGTGGGAGCGATTTTCGCGCTGCTGGTGACCGGACTTCCCCTGGCGTTCGTGACCGGTCTGGTGGCGCTGGCGTTCACCTTCGGCTGGTTCGGGCCCAACGCGCTGCCCTTGGTGACCAGTCGCGTCTACGGCTTCGTCACCGAGTATTCCCTGGTAGCGGTGCCGATGTTCGTGCTGATGGCCTCGCTGCTGGATCGCTCCGGCATCGCCAAGGACCTGTTCAACGCCATGCGGGTGTTTGCCGGTCGCCTGCCCGGCGGGGTGGCTATCCAGACCGTGGTGGTGGCGTTCTTCCTGGCGGCGCTGTCCGGCATCATCGGCGGCGAGATCGTCCTGCTCGGCATCATCGCCTTGCCTCAGATGCTGCGCCTGGGCTACGACAAGTATCTATCCATCGGCGTGGTCTGCGCCGGCGGCTCCCTGGGCACCATGATGCCGCCTTCCATCGTGCTGATCATCTACGGGCTGATCGCCAGCGAGTCCATCGCCGATCTGTTCACCGCCGCCATCACCCCGGCGATGATCCTGATGATGTCCTACATCGGCTATGTACTGATTCGCTGTCTCAAGAATCCCGCGATGGGTCCGCCCATGAGCGCGGCGGACCGCGAGGAGGGGTTCGCCAGCAAAGGGCAGGCGTTCAAGGCGATCATCGTGCCGGGGCTGATCGCCGGCCTGGTGCTGGGCTCCATCTACGGCGGTGTGGCCTCGGTCACCGAAGCGGCGGCGATGGGAGTCTTCGGCGTGCTGCTGGCGGTCATCGGTCGCGGCGAATTTTCCTTCAAGACCCTGCATGAAAGCCTGAGCCAGACCTTGACCACCTGCGGCATGATCATCTGGATCGGGATTGGCGCCGCGGCACTGGTCGGGGTCTACAACCTGATGGGCGGCAACCGCTTCATCTCGAGCCTGATCATGGGATTGGACGTGGCCCCGATCGTGGTCATCCTGGTGATGATGGCGATTCTGCTGGTGCTGGGCATGTTCCTCGACTGGATCGGTGTGGCCATGCTGACGCTGCCGATCTTCGTGCCCATCGTCGAACAGCTCGGCTACAGCCCCATCTGGTTCGGCATCCTCTTCGCGGTGAACATGCAGGTGTCGTTCCTGTCACCGCCTTTTGGCCCGGCGGCTTTCTACCTGAAGGGGGTGGCGCCGCCGAACATCAGCCTCAAGGATATCTTCGTCTCGCTGTTGCCGTTTATCGCCATTCAGCTGGTGGTGCTGTTTGCCTTGCTGTTCTGGCCGAATCTGGCCATGTGGCTGGTGTAG
- a CDS encoding ABC transporter ATP-binding protein, whose product MATLQLKQVVKQFDDTRVIKGVDLDVNDKEFVVFVGPSGCGKSTLLRMIAGLESTSDGDILIDDQRINNVGPAERGLAMVFQSYALYPHMTVEDNMGFSLKLAGVSKEERRRKVREAVEILQLEPLLDRKPKALSGGQRQRVAIGRAIVRNPSIFLFDEPLSNLDAALRVQMRIELARLHEELDATMIYVTHDQIEAMTMADKIVVLQGGVVEQVGSPMELYHHPRNRFVAGFIGSPKMNFIDVEVIQASAEGVEVRLPGGGQCHVSVDGSKLNPGMRLELGVRPEHLFLEDQGALEGKVQVIERLGGSTSLYVQMGETPVILVTDGDVASQVHDSVRFGFESGRAHLFDSDGLALPGLHRHHLADICRQDNRSSPKAVASH is encoded by the coding sequence ATGGCAACGCTACAACTCAAGCAGGTCGTCAAGCAGTTCGACGATACCCGCGTCATCAAGGGCGTCGATCTGGACGTCAACGACAAGGAATTCGTGGTTTTCGTCGGGCCTTCCGGCTGCGGCAAGTCGACACTGCTGCGCATGATCGCCGGCCTGGAAAGCACTTCGGACGGTGACATCCTCATCGACGATCAACGCATCAACAACGTGGGGCCCGCGGAGCGCGGTCTGGCCATGGTGTTTCAGAGCTACGCGCTCTACCCGCACATGACCGTCGAGGACAACATGGGCTTCAGCCTCAAGCTGGCCGGCGTCTCCAAGGAAGAGCGTCGACGCAAGGTGCGCGAGGCGGTGGAGATTCTTCAGCTCGAGCCATTGCTCGACCGCAAGCCCAAGGCGCTTTCCGGCGGCCAGCGCCAGCGGGTGGCCATCGGCCGAGCCATCGTGCGCAACCCCAGCATCTTCCTGTTCGACGAGCCGCTTTCTAACCTGGATGCGGCACTGCGCGTGCAGATGCGCATCGAGCTGGCACGCTTGCACGAAGAGCTCGACGCTACCATGATCTACGTCACCCACGATCAGATCGAGGCCATGACCATGGCGGACAAGATCGTCGTGCTGCAGGGCGGGGTGGTCGAACAGGTGGGTTCGCCCATGGAGCTTTACCACCATCCGCGCAACCGCTTCGTCGCCGGCTTCATCGGTTCGCCGAAGATGAACTTCATCGACGTCGAGGTCATCCAGGCCAGTGCCGAGGGAGTCGAGGTGCGCCTGCCCGGTGGCGGCCAGTGCCATGTTTCGGTGGATGGCAGCAAGCTGAATCCAGGCATGCGTCTTGAACTCGGGGTGCGACCCGAGCACCTGTTTCTCGAGGATCAGGGGGCGCTGGAGGGCAAAGTGCAGGTCATCGAGCGCTTGGGCGGATCAACCTCGCTCTATGTGCAGATGGGCGAGACCCCCGTCATCCTGGTCACCGATGGCGATGTCGCTTCTCAGGTCCACGATAGCGTGCGCTTCGGTTTCGAGTCCGGACGCGCTCACCTGTTCGACAGCGACGGCCTGGCGCTGCCCGGCCTGCATCGTCACCACTTGGCGGATATCTGCCGTCAGGACAACCGTTCGTCGCCCAAGGCTGTCGCCAGCCATTAA
- a CDS encoding sugar-binding transcriptional regulator gives MDKYERKLDQAARAAWLSYVGGRTQDEIAGQLGVSRPGVQRLLALARQEGLVKVHIDHPLANCMVMSEAIVQRFGLDFCDVVPADPDAGGGDVHYLAVAGAERLSRYLDRTEPLTLSLGTGRAIRAMVEALSRVDRPQHRFVSLVGNVARDGSSNRYDGVMVLADKTGAERFLLPAPVVAGSVDEKQALQAQRLFQAVAEVARQAEAAFIGIGRIDRRATLFQDHFISETELEELLALDAVGELLGWPMNQAGKVIDCSITRRVTSLPLEALGNQSLVALAGGHDKGPAILAALQGGWLNGLVTDESAARYIVKSCSR, from the coding sequence GTGGACAAGTACGAACGGAAACTGGACCAGGCCGCCCGTGCGGCTTGGCTTTCCTATGTGGGAGGGCGTACCCAGGACGAGATCGCCGGCCAGCTCGGCGTCTCGCGCCCTGGCGTGCAGCGCCTGCTGGCCCTGGCGCGCCAGGAAGGGTTGGTGAAGGTGCACATCGATCATCCGCTGGCCAATTGCATGGTGATGTCGGAGGCCATCGTCCAGCGTTTCGGACTGGACTTCTGCGACGTGGTGCCCGCCGATCCCGATGCTGGCGGCGGGGATGTGCATTATCTGGCGGTGGCTGGGGCCGAACGACTCTCCCGCTATCTGGATCGCACCGAGCCGCTGACCCTGTCCCTGGGCACCGGGCGTGCGATACGCGCCATGGTGGAAGCGCTGAGTCGTGTCGACCGGCCCCAGCATCGTTTCGTGTCCCTGGTCGGCAACGTGGCACGGGACGGTTCCTCGAATCGCTATGACGGGGTCATGGTGCTGGCGGACAAGACCGGTGCCGAGCGCTTCCTGTTGCCGGCGCCGGTGGTAGCTGGCTCGGTGGACGAGAAGCAGGCGCTGCAGGCCCAACGCCTGTTCCAGGCCGTCGCCGAAGTGGCCAGGCAGGCCGAGGCGGCGTTCATCGGAATAGGGCGCATCGATCGCCGGGCCACCCTGTTCCAGGATCACTTCATCAGCGAGACGGAGCTCGAGGAATTGCTGGCGCTCGACGCTGTTGGGGAGTTGCTGGGGTGGCCGATGAATCAGGCTGGGAAGGTGATCGACTGCTCCATCACTCGGCGGGTCACCAGCCTTCCTCTGGAGGCACTGGGTAATCAGTCGCTGGTGGCCCTGGCCGGCGGCCACGACAAGGGCCCTGCCATCCTGGCGGCGCTACAGGGGGGCTGGCTCAACGGGTTGGTCACCGACGAGAGCGCTGCACGATATATCGTCAAATCCTGCAGTCGCTAA
- the gap gene encoding type I glyceraldehyde-3-phosphate dehydrogenase yields the protein MTLRIAINGFGRIGRNVLRALYEGGYREHVQVVAINDLGDAAINAHLLQFDTAHGRFARPVQHDDTSLSVGDDRIEILSERDPGKLPWKRLNVDLVMECTGLFKKRAEAARHLEAGAERVLISAPSPDADATVVYGVNEGVLTAEHKIVSNASCTTNCLAPVAKVLNDAVGIENGLMTTMHAYTNDQTLSDVYHKDPYRARSATHSMIPTKTGAAAAVSRVLPELEGKFDGLAVRVPVINVSLVDLTFTAGRETSKEEINAIMERAAETSPVLAINALPLVSVDFNHNPNSAIFDTNHTRVNGRLVKIMTWYDNEWGFSNRMLDTALAMQATKNR from the coding sequence ATGACTCTCAGAATCGCTATCAACGGTTTCGGCCGTATCGGACGCAACGTGCTTCGCGCGCTCTATGAAGGTGGCTATCGCGAGCACGTTCAGGTGGTCGCCATCAACGACCTGGGGGATGCCGCCATCAATGCCCATCTGCTGCAGTTCGATACCGCTCACGGTCGCTTTGCCCGACCGGTGCAGCACGACGACACCAGCCTCAGCGTCGGTGACGATCGCATCGAGATCCTTTCCGAGCGTGATCCCGGCAAGCTGCCCTGGAAGCGCCTGAACGTGGACCTGGTGATGGAGTGCACCGGGCTCTTCAAGAAGCGGGCGGAGGCGGCGCGTCATCTGGAAGCCGGTGCCGAGCGCGTCCTGATTTCCGCCCCGAGCCCGGACGCGGATGCCACCGTGGTCTATGGCGTCAACGAGGGCGTGCTGACCGCGGAGCACAAGATCGTCTCGAACGCTTCCTGCACCACCAACTGTCTCGCTCCGGTCGCCAAGGTGCTCAACGATGCCGTGGGTATTGAAAATGGTTTGATGACCACCATGCATGCCTATACCAACGATCAGACGCTTTCCGACGTCTACCACAAGGATCCCTACCGAGCGCGCAGCGCCACTCATTCGATGATTCCCACCAAGACCGGCGCCGCCGCCGCGGTGAGCCGCGTATTGCCGGAGCTGGAGGGCAAGTTCGACGGCCTGGCGGTGCGTGTGCCGGTGATCAACGTTTCTCTGGTGGACCTTACCTTTACCGCCGGACGCGAGACCAGCAAGGAAGAGATCAACGCCATCATGGAGCGGGCGGCGGAGACATCACCGGTGCTGGCGATCAACGCCTTGCCCCTGGTGTCCGTGGATTTCAATCACAATCCCAATTCCGCCATCTTCGATACCAATCACACCCGAGTGAACGGTCGTCTGGTGAAGATCATGACCTGGTACGACAACGAATGGGGATTTTCCAACCGCATGCTGGATACCGCCCTGGCCATGCAGGCGACGAAGAATCGATAA
- a CDS encoding TRAP transporter substrate-binding protein, producing the protein MPAPISFKLLTAAILGTLAWSAQAAEYEWTFQTSETAGEPQFEVKKAWAEEVEKQSDGRIQIEILPVNAVVQANQTLQAVSSGILQGHLTDPSYFTGQDPAFGMLGNLVGAWGDPNEFLDYMRNAGGEELYNELVEPYGLHLIGAAATGLEALPSKRPIRTVDDLKGLKLRAPEGMVYNIFEKAGATPVNLPGSEVYTALEKGVIDAADYTVFATNYEQGLYKFAPYPNYPGFHSLPMVAVSLNKDIWDSLPEDLQSMLEKSVDDMADEMVATLKELDQEAVEKVRQDPDIEIIDMSDEERAKFRNIAEEEWAIWAKKNDMTQKVYDSVTAYLKENNLM; encoded by the coding sequence ATGCCAGCACCCATTTCCTTCAAGCTACTGACCGCCGCGATTCTCGGTACCCTGGCCTGGAGCGCCCAGGCTGCGGAGTACGAGTGGACCTTCCAGACCTCGGAAACCGCCGGCGAACCGCAGTTCGAGGTCAAGAAAGCCTGGGCGGAAGAAGTCGAGAAGCAGTCCGACGGTCGCATCCAGATCGAAATCCTGCCGGTCAACGCGGTGGTTCAGGCCAATCAGACGCTGCAGGCGGTCAGTTCCGGTATTCTGCAGGGCCATCTCACCGACCCCAGCTACTTTACCGGCCAGGATCCGGCCTTCGGCATGCTGGGCAATCTGGTGGGCGCCTGGGGCGACCCCAACGAATTCCTCGACTACATGCGCAATGCCGGCGGTGAGGAGCTTTACAACGAGCTCGTCGAGCCCTATGGCCTGCATCTGATCGGCGCCGCGGCCACCGGTCTCGAGGCGCTGCCCTCCAAGCGTCCAATCCGTACCGTCGATGACCTCAAGGGACTCAAGCTGCGCGCCCCGGAAGGCATGGTCTACAACATCTTCGAGAAGGCCGGCGCCACACCGGTGAACCTGCCGGGTTCCGAGGTCTACACCGCTCTGGAAAAAGGCGTGATCGACGCCGCGGACTATACGGTGTTCGCCACCAACTACGAGCAGGGCCTCTACAAGTTCGCGCCTTATCCCAACTATCCCGGCTTCCATTCGCTGCCCATGGTCGCGGTCTCCCTCAACAAGGATATTTGGGACAGCCTGCCGGAGGATCTGCAGAGCATGCTTGAAAAAAGTGTCGATGACATGGCCGACGAGATGGTTGCCACCCTCAAGGAACTGGATCAGGAAGCCGTGGAGAAGGTACGCCAGGACCCGGATATCGAAATCATCGACATGTCCGACGAGGAGCGTGCCAAGTTCCGCAATATCGCCGAAGAGGAGTGGGCGATCTGGGCCAAGAAGAACGACATGACCCAGAAAGTCTATGATTCGGTGACCGCTTATCTGAAAGAAAACAATCTGATGTAA
- a CDS encoding gluconokinase, which produces MRDTPSCILVMGVSGSGKSHIGKLLAKTLGMRYIDADDHHGPENIAKMARGEPLDDDDRREWLITLADLYSHHQREAKSLVISCSALKRDYRDRLRQAAPQLKILYLHGSRELLLKRLGNRRAHFFAGEHMLNSQLATLEPPDETEAFRCDIRLTPREIVAAFSRHLASC; this is translated from the coding sequence ATGCGCGATACCCCTTCCTGCATTCTCGTCATGGGCGTTTCCGGCTCCGGTAAATCCCATATCGGCAAGCTGCTCGCCAAGACCCTCGGAATGCGCTATATCGATGCGGACGATCACCATGGACCTGAAAACATCGCCAAGATGGCTCGAGGTGAGCCCCTTGACGACGACGATCGTCGCGAGTGGCTCATCACCCTGGCGGACCTCTATTCGCATCACCAGCGCGAGGCCAAGAGCCTGGTCATCAGCTGCTCCGCCTTGAAGCGCGACTATCGCGACCGGCTGCGCCAGGCGGCCCCGCAGCTCAAGATTCTCTACCTGCACGGCTCCCGGGAACTGCTGCTCAAACGGCTGGGCAACCGGCGGGCACATTTCTTTGCCGGCGAACATATGTTGAATAGCCAGCTGGCAACCCTGGAGCCGCCGGATGAAACGGAAGCCTTTCGCTGTGACATCCGCCTGACGCCCCGGGAGATCGTTGCCGCCTTTTCCCGTCATCTAGCGTCTTGTTGA
- a CDS encoding solute:sodium symporter family transporter yields the protein MHAITLLSFLFFTGLVAFITWRITRRDDHGTASGFFLAGRSLTFPLIAGSLLMTNLSTEQMVGLNGAAFSDGLSVMAWEVVAVIALVALALFFLPRFLKSGIATVPQLLEIRFDKGTQLITNVIFLVAYAAILLPIILYSGAVGLQGMLDLHDLTGIRSDTVLLWLTVWVVGIIGSLYALFGGLRTVVVSDTLNGVGLLIGGFVIVYFGLQAVSDSGGVMEGWSILKETNPEKLDSIGGSEQQVPFFTLFTGVFLINLFYWTTNQQIIQRTFAAKNLAEGQKGVLLTGFFKLLGPLYLVLPGIIAYHLYADQGVKADEAYGHLVFNVLPAPLTGFFAAVMVGAILSSFNSALNSTTTLFSLGLYKAVLNKDASEEQVVKSSKVFGWIMAIAAMVIAPLLAGQESLFGYLQKMNAIYFIPILAVVIVGLLTRRVPPMAARIALVGGCLMIAAGYFVPPFDQLPAIMHEFHFVAAVFLLLVAMMLVIGKLRPRETPWVQEDSGAVDLTPWRGAIPAGIVLVVLVIAIYVAFAG from the coding sequence ATGCATGCCATCACGCTGCTGTCCTTTCTTTTCTTCACGGGGCTGGTCGCCTTCATTACCTGGCGAATTACCCGTCGCGACGATCACGGTACCGCCAGCGGTTTCTTCCTCGCCGGACGCAGCCTGACCTTTCCTCTGATCGCCGGCTCCTTGCTGATGACTAATCTCTCCACGGAGCAGATGGTGGGCCTCAACGGCGCGGCCTTCAGCGACGGCCTGAGCGTCATGGCTTGGGAGGTGGTGGCGGTCATCGCCCTGGTGGCCCTGGCGCTGTTCTTCCTGCCGCGCTTTCTGAAAAGTGGCATCGCTACCGTGCCTCAACTGCTGGAGATTCGTTTCGACAAGGGCACCCAACTGATTACCAACGTGATCTTCCTGGTGGCCTACGCGGCCATCCTGCTGCCGATCATTCTCTACTCCGGCGCCGTGGGACTGCAGGGCATGCTCGATCTTCACGATCTGACCGGCATTCGGTCCGACACCGTGCTGCTGTGGCTGACGGTATGGGTCGTCGGCATCATCGGTTCTCTCTACGCGCTGTTCGGCGGGCTGCGCACCGTGGTGGTGTCCGATACCCTGAACGGCGTGGGCCTGCTGATCGGCGGCTTCGTGATCGTCTACTTCGGTCTTCAGGCGGTGAGCGACAGCGGCGGCGTCATGGAGGGCTGGAGCATCCTCAAGGAGACCAATCCGGAGAAACTCGACTCCATTGGCGGCAGCGAGCAGCAGGTGCCGTTCTTCACCCTGTTCACCGGGGTCTTCCTGATCAATCTCTTCTACTGGACCACCAACCAGCAGATCATTCAGCGGACCTTCGCCGCCAAGAATCTGGCGGAAGGTCAGAAGGGCGTGCTGCTCACCGGTTTCTTCAAATTGCTCGGCCCCCTGTATCTGGTATTGCCGGGCATCATCGCCTATCACCTCTACGCGGATCAGGGCGTCAAGGCGGACGAGGCCTATGGCCATCTGGTGTTCAACGTGCTGCCCGCGCCGCTGACCGGTTTCTTTGCCGCGGTGATGGTCGGCGCCATCCTGTCCTCCTTCAACTCGGCGCTGAACTCCACCACCACCCTGTTCAGCCTGGGGCTCTACAAGGCGGTGCTGAACAAGGACGCCAGCGAGGAGCAGGTGGTGAAGTCGAGCAAGGTCTTCGGCTGGATCATGGCCATCGCCGCCATGGTCATCGCGCCGCTGCTGGCGGGCCAGGAAAGCCTGTTCGGCTACCTGCAGAAGATGAACGCCATCTATTTCATCCCCATTCTGGCGGTGGTCATCGTCGGCTTGCTGACCCGGCGGGTGCCGCCCATGGCGGCCAGGATCGCCCTGGTCGGTGGCTGCCTGATGATCGCCGCGGGTTATTTCGTACCGCCTTTCGATCAGCTGCCGGCGATCATGCACGAGTTCCATTTCGTGGCGGCGGTCTTCCTGCTGCTGGTGGCAATGATGCTGGTGATCGGCAAGCTGCGTCCCCGGGAAACCCCCTGGGTTCAGGAAGACAGCGGCGCGGTGGATCTGACCCCCTGGCGGGGCGCGATACCCGCGGGTATCGTCCTGGTGGTGCTGGTGATCGCCATCTATGTCGCCTTCGCCGGCTGA
- a CDS encoding TRAP transporter small permease subunit: MSPQPPHSDDYKQPQEAVSQPDPVRSAFDKGVVWCARGAAWLIFVAMAISVFEVVMRYGFDSPTSWVHESVVMLVAISFALGGPAALASNRHIRVRILYDTVGPGFKRWLDRFNDLVTFLFCVGMSYAAYVMFWDASHNPLGEWQLERSGTSWNPPFPALVKGMIMLALMIMCVQAFIHLIQSLRGKPAPEPTDEGAA, translated from the coding sequence ATGTCGCCTCAACCCCCTCACAGCGACGATTACAAGCAACCTCAAGAGGCTGTCTCTCAGCCGGATCCGGTCAGAAGCGCTTTCGATAAGGGCGTGGTGTGGTGCGCCCGAGGCGCCGCCTGGCTGATCTTTGTCGCCATGGCGATCAGCGTTTTCGAGGTCGTCATGCGCTACGGTTTCGATTCGCCGACCTCCTGGGTTCACGAAAGCGTGGTCATGCTGGTGGCGATCAGCTTCGCCCTGGGAGGCCCGGCGGCGCTGGCCAGCAATCGGCATATTCGCGTGCGCATCCTCTACGATACGGTGGGTCCGGGATTCAAGCGGTGGCTCGATCGCTTCAACGATCTGGTGACCTTTCTGTTCTGCGTGGGAATGAGCTACGCCGCCTATGTGATGTTCTGGGATGCCTCCCACAACCCCCTCGGCGAATGGCAGCTCGAGCGTTCCGGCACTTCCTGGAATCCGCCGTTTCCGGCCCTGGTCAAGGGCATGATCATGCTGGCGCTGATGATCATGTGCGTTCAGGCGTTCATTCACCTGATCCAGTCGCTGAGAGGCAAGCCGGCGCCGGAACCCACCGATGAAGGAGCCGCCTGA
- a CDS encoding carbohydrate ABC transporter permease encodes MTIAKTSQAPLAHKTKTQAIPQGTSIGELASRRLWLALLGWGVAILIFFPIFWMIVTSFKTEAEAIADPSLIFTPTLENYVEVQLRADYFKFAMNSVVVAFGSTLVALLLAIPSAYSMAFLPTKRTKGTLLWMLSTKMLPPVGVLVPIYLLFRDTGLLDTRTGLIIIYTLMNLPIVVWMLYTFFKDLPKEILEAGRMDGASTLQEVWYLLLPLTLPGIASTGLLAVILSWNEAFWSLNLTSSQAAPLTAYIASFSSPEGLFWAKLSAASTMAIAPILIFGWLTQKQMVRGLTFGAVK; translated from the coding sequence ATGACGATTGCAAAGACCAGCCAGGCGCCTCTGGCTCATAAAACCAAGACCCAGGCGATTCCCCAGGGAACGTCAATAGGCGAGCTTGCCAGCCGCAGGCTATGGTTGGCCCTGCTCGGCTGGGGGGTTGCCATCCTGATCTTCTTTCCGATCTTCTGGATGATCGTGACCAGCTTCAAGACCGAAGCCGAGGCCATTGCCGACCCTAGCCTTATCTTTACGCCAACGCTGGAAAACTATGTCGAGGTGCAGCTGCGCGCCGACTATTTCAAGTTCGCCATGAACAGCGTGGTGGTGGCGTTCGGCTCGACCCTGGTGGCGTTACTGCTGGCCATTCCGTCCGCCTATTCCATGGCGTTCCTGCCGACCAAACGGACCAAGGGCACGCTGCTGTGGATGCTCTCCACCAAAATGCTGCCGCCGGTGGGGGTGCTGGTACCGATCTATCTGCTGTTCCGCGACACAGGACTGCTCGACACCCGCACCGGTCTGATCATCATCTACACGTTGATGAATCTGCCGATCGTGGTGTGGATGCTCTACACCTTCTTCAAGGATCTGCCCAAGGAGATTCTCGAGGCGGGACGCATGGACGGCGCCAGCACCCTCCAGGAAGTCTGGTATCTGCTGCTGCCGCTGACCCTGCCGGGCATCGCCTCCACCGGATTGCTGGCGGTCATCCTGTCCTGGAACGAGGCCTTCTGGAGTCTCAATCTCACTTCGTCCCAGGCGGCGCCGCTGACCGCTTACATCGCCTCGTTCTCGAGCCCCGAGGGCTTGTTCTGGGCCAAGCTCTCCGCCGCCTCGACCATGGCCATCGCACCCATCCTGATATTCGGCTGGCTCACTCAAAAGCAGATGGTGCGCGGCCTGACCTTCGGCGCCGTCAAATAA